A single genomic interval of Juglans regia cultivar Chandler chromosome 1, Walnut 2.0, whole genome shotgun sequence harbors:
- the LOC108986638 gene encoding zinc finger CCCH domain-containing protein 2-like — protein sequence MSSSVCAEQHKLHTSHQLLSSKKQLKNIDIPPRKLLGRRLIPTQEAEMYFSDSPRFSSSLDESTLLRKFLPYNGGDDDSDDSDPYSSDHFRMFEFKVRRCTRSRSHDWTDCPFAHPGEKARRRDPRRFHYSGQVCPEYRRGGCSRGDSCEFAHGVFECWLHPARYRTEACKDGKNCKRKVCFFAHTPRQLRILPLNSQNSSPTELPCKKKFLKSSSSNHCCLFCHCATSSPTSTLLGMSHLSPPLSPPLSPVKQRSINGLSPISRYTDRFVSSELSGTGGMHQLNPGVPSYKDVLTELMSSFEAMNFSEEASPLSSKSPNVPWVDVSFNSEDQPQFILSPSTPSPYGSENFFSGNCSSKSFVDDGGNNNDNNKNKVNVENPWSCSDPDLGWVNELLM from the coding sequence ATGAGCAGTAGCGTTTGTGCAGAGCAACACAAGCTCCATACCTCCCACCAACTCCTCTCCTCCAAGAAGCAGCTCAAGAACATAGATATCCCACCAAGAAAGCTCCTCGGCCGCCGCCTAATTCCGACCCAAGAAGCCGAAATGTATTTCTCCGACTCCCCGCGCTTCTCCTCTTCCTTGGACGAATCCACCCTCTTGCGGAAATTCTTGCCCTATAATGGTGGCGACGATGACTCTGATGACTCCGACCCTTACTCCTCTGACCACTTCCGCATGTTCGAGTTCAAGGTCCGCCGCTGCACCCGCAGCCGTAGCCACGACTGGACCGACTGCCCTTTCGCACACCCTGGCGAAAAAGCCCGCCGACGGGACCCCCGGCGGTTCCACTATTCTGGTCAGGTGTGCCCGGAGTACCGCCGCGGCGGATGTAGCCGTGGTGATAGCTGTGAGTTCGCTCACGGCGTGTTCGAGTGCTGGCTGCACCCTGCCAGGTACCGAACCGAGGCTTGCAAAGATGGGAAGAACTGTAAGCGAAAGGTGTGTTTCTTTGCTCACACGCCTCGCCAGCTTCGTATTCTGCCACTGAATTCTCAGAACTCTTCGCCGACAGAGCTTCCTTGCAAGAAGAAATTCCTGAAATCCTCCAGCTCGAATCATTGCTGCTTGTTTTGTCATTGCGCAACCTCTTCACCGACTTCAACGCTATTAGGTATGTCCCATTTGTCTCCGCCGCTTTCTCCGCCTCTTTCCCCTGTGAAACAGCGTTCCATTAATGGTTTATCACCGATTTCTCGATATACTGACCGATTTGTAAGCTCCGAGCTGTCCGGTACTGGTGGTATGCACCAGCTGAATCCTGGGGTGCCGAGCTACAAAGATGTGCTAACTGAGCTAATGAGCTCGTTCGAGGCCATGAATTTCAGTGAAGAAGCCTCGCCTTTGTCTTCTAAAAGCCCAAATGTGCCTTGGGTTGATGTTTCCTTCAACAGTGAAGATCAGCCACAGTTTATTCTTTCACCCTCAACACCAAGCCCTTATGGGTCTGAAAATTTTTTCAGCGGGAACTGCTCGAGCAAGAGCTTCGTTGATGATGGCGGCAATAACAAcgacaacaacaaaaacaaggTCAATGTGGAAAATCCTTGGTCTTGCTCTGATCCTGATCTTGGGTGGGTCAATGAACTTCTGATGTAG